The sequence AGACCTCATGCAGCTGGTCCGGGACGATGACACCCGTGTCGTGCTGTGGGACTCGATGCGTGACCGCGTGTATGGACCCGCCGAGGTCGCGACGAAGTTCGGTGTGCCGCCGAGCCAGCTCCGCGACCTCCTGGCGCTCACCGGCGACACCTCGGACAACGTCCCCGGCGTGCCGAGCGTGGGGCCCAAGACCGCGGCCGACCTCTTGGGTCAGTTCGGCACGCTCGAGGGCGTCTATGCGCGCCTCGACGAGGTGAAGCGCGTGAAGCTCCGCGACGCGCTCCGCGAGCACGAGGCCGACGCGCGCCTCTCCCAGCGGCTCGTCACGCTCGACGCGACCGCCGAGCTCACGTGGAGCCCCTCGGAGCTCGCGTACGGCGGCGCCGATGTGGACCGACTCCGCGAGCTCTTCACCGAGCTCGAGTTCCACAGGCTCCGCGATCAGCTGGACGGTGGCGGCGGCGGCGGACGCGCGCCGACGGCGCCACGCGGGCCCTCGGCGCGCTCGGGCGCACCCAAGCCCGCGGCCCCGGCGCCCGTGGTGCGCACGACCCGCGCGCTCCTCACCGAGGCCGAGCTCGTCGCGCTCGTGGCCGACGCCACCGCCAAGGGCCGACTCGCGGTGTCGGTCGTCGTGGTCGGCGAAGACCCCATGCGGGCGGCGCTGGTCGGCCTCGGCCTCGCCGCCACCGAGGGCGACGGCCGGTACCTGCCGCTCGCCCACCGCACGCTCGGCGCTCCTTCGCAGCTCGCCCTCTCGACCGTCGTCGCCGTGCTCGGCCCCGCGCTCGCGAGCCCGGCGATCGAGAAGTGCCTCGCGCCCGGGCGCTTCATCGAGCACGTGCTCGAGCGCCACGGCATGCCCCTCGCGGGCCTCGTCTTCGATCCTGCGCTCGCTGGGTACGTGCTCGATCCCGAGACCCCGCATACGCTCGCCGACCTCGCGCGCCGCGAGCTCGGCCTCGAGCTCACGGTCCCCGGCTCGCAGGCGCGCGGGAAGGCCCGCCTCGACCCCGACGAGATCGACGTCGAGTCGTTCATCCCTTATGCGGGCGGCCTCGCCGACGCGGCGCTCTCGGTCTCGCTCCGGCTCGGACAGCGCGTCGAGCAGGAGGGCATGGGCGAGCTCCTCCAGGACCTCGAGCTGCCGCTCGCGCGCGTGCTGGTGAAGCTCGAGCGGGCCGGCGTCCTCCTCGACGAGGCCCGGCTCGCGGGCGTGGGCGAGCGCCTCACGGGGGAGCTCGCGGATCTCGAGCGCCGCGCGAAGGAGCTCGCCGGTCACGAGTTTGCGCTCCGCTCGCGCGACCAGCTCGAGACCATCCTCTTCGACGAGCTCAAGCTCCCCGTCATCAAGCGCACGCCGAAGGGCGGCCGCAGCACCGACGCGGCCGTGCTCGAGGAGCTCGCGGGCCGGCACCCGCTGCCCGAGGTGATCGTCCACCACCGCGAGCTCGACAAGCTGAAGGGCACCTACGTCGACGCCCTGCCGCGCGCCGTAAACTCCGTAACATATCGTATTCACACGCAATTCGAGCAGACCGTCGCGGCCACGGGGCGCCTGTCGTCGATCGAGCCGAACCTCCAGAACATCCCGATCCGCAGCGCCGTGGGTCGCGAGATCCGCTCGGCTTTCGTCGCGCCCGCGGGCTCGGCGATCGTGTCCGCCGACTACTCGCAGATCGAGCTCCGGCTCCTCGCGCACCTCTCCGAAGATCCGCGCCTCTGCGAGGCGTTCGCGAGCGGCGAGGACGTGCACGCCTACACCGCCTCGCTCGTCTTCGAGGTGCCCCTCGGGGAGGTCACCTCGGAGATGCGCCGCCGCGCGAAGGCCATCAACTTCGGGGTCATCTACGGGATGGGCGACTCGGCGCTCGCCAAGCAACTCGGCATCGCGCGCGCCGAGGCGGCGGCCTTCATCGAGGCCTACTTCCAGCGCTACGAGGGGGTGAAGTCCTACCTCGATCGCACCGTGGCCGACGCGAAGCGCGGCGAGACCGTGCGCACGCTGCTCGGGCGGCGGCGCTTCTTGCCGAACCTCCACTCGGCCAACCGCGGGCTCCGCTTCGAGGCCGAGCGGGTCGCGAAGAACACGCCCATCCAGGGGTCCGCAGCCGACCTCATGAAGGTCGCGCTGCTCGCCCTCGACCGCGCTCCCGTCTCGCCCGGCGCGCGCATGGTGCTCACGGTGCACGACGAGGTGGTGTTCGAGGTGCCCCTGGCCGAGCTCGCGCAGGCGAGCCTCAACGCGAAGGCGATCATGGAGGGCGTGGCCACGCTGCGCGTGCCGCTCGTGGTCGACGTGGCCCACGGGCCGAACTGGGCAGAGGCCCACGGATGAGCGCGCCCGGCGTCGCGAGGTCGACCCCGCCGAACCGGCGCCGCATGCTCGACGCCCTCGTCGCGCGGTCGTCGCGCTCGCTCGTGCTCGGCCTCGGGCTGACCCTCTTCGTGCTCGCGGCCACGCCGCTCTTCTTCACGGAGGTCCCGCCCATGCAGGACCTCCCGAACCACCTCGCGTCGATCCACGTGGTCACACATCCGGCGCTGTATCCGGAGTTCGTCTTCAACGGCCACATGAAGACCAACGGCGCGCTCTTCGCGTGGCTCCACGCGGTGGGCGGCGTCACGGGCACGTTCCTCGCGGCCAAGCTCTTCACGTTCCTCGTGCTGGCCGCGGGCGCGTTCGCGCTCCCGTGGGCCGTGCTCGTGCTCACCGAGAGCAAGGCGAAGGCGGTGCTGGCGTCTCTCTTCGCGTGGCCCATGGTGCACAACTGGTTCGTGTCGATGGGCATGCTCGATTTTGCGCTGGGCGTGCCCATCTCGCTCGCCGTGCTCGCGCTCTGCCACCTGCACCTTGGCTCGTCTCGCTCGCCTCGCGCGCCGCGCGGCCTCACGGGCGCGCTCATCGCGCTCCTCGGCGTGATCGGGTGGTACGCGCACGTGTTCGCGCTGCTCGTCATGTACCTGCTCATCCTCGTCGAGCTGGCCCGCCGCGGGCGCGCCGGGTTCGTCGCCGGTCTGCGCGCGCTGGCCCTGCCGCTCTGCCCCGCGGCCACCCTCGTGGTCCTCTCGGTCGCCGTGCACCTCGGCGAGCCGAAGGGCACCATGAGCGGCCACGTGGCGATCTTCGCCGTGCTGCCCGCGTGGGAGCTGCTCTACAACGCCTGGGCCGAGTGGCTCTGGGGCTTCACCAAGCTCGAGGTGCTGACGCTGCTCCCCACGGCGGCGCTCGTGATCTTCGCGCTGCGCGGCCGCAAGGTCGACGTGCCGTTCTTCTCGTCGTGGGCCCTCGGCGTGCTCGTGGCGGCGTACATCTTCACGCCCTACGCGGCCACGAACTGGTTTCACATGAACTCGCGGTTCCTGCCGTACCTGTGGTTCGCCGCCCTGGTCCGGGTGCCCGAGCGCCTGCCCCGCGGGGTGGTCGCGCTCGGGCTCGTCGCCGCGGTGCTCAACATGGCGGCGATGAGTGTAGACTACACGCGACTGGAGCGCGATCGGCGCGCCTTCACCGCGGGCATCGACGCGGTGCCGCGGGGCGCGCGCCTCATGCCGCTCGTGTTCCGCGCGAAGGGCGTGAGCGAGAACTCACGGAGCCTCCTGCACGCGTGGGGCTTCTACGTGGTCGCGAAGGACACGAGCGCGCCGCTGCTCTTCGCGCACTCGCGCTCGTTCCCCGTCATGTACCGCGAGGCCCCCCCCGATCGTTGGAACCACCTCGTGCTCGAGGGCTTCGCCCCGGGCATGCGCTCGGCCGACGGCATGTGCGCGTTCCTTCACCAGAACAACCTCCGCCCCGACGACTGCCCGCGCGAGTACCGCGAGCGGTGGGCCGAGTTCTGGGCGGAGGCCACCCCGCGCTTCGACCACGTGCTCATGTGGGAGGCCACGCCCGAGGCGCGGGCCAACGTGCCCCGAGCTACCGCGTGTCCTTCGAACGGGCGCCGCTCGTCATTTACGAGCGCGTCAGCGGGGGCGCACCCTGAGGTCGACGCGGCGGCCGATCGCGAGCGCGAAGAACGCCTGCCCCTCGCTCCCCGCGTAGCTGCCGCCGATCGCGAACACGTCGCCGTGGAGGCCGTCGTGCACGGTGTCGGGCGACACGGTGGCCACGAGGTGCAGCCGCGTGACCTTCCCGCGCGAGGTGAACGCGCGGCCGCCCACGAGGGCGAGGGTGCGGCGGATGCCCGCGGCGAGGGGCGCCGTGGCCCCGGGGCCCACCTGGGAGTCCACGAGCTTGCCTGTCTCGTCGAGAGTGAGCACCACGTCGACCTCGCCCGCCGCGCCGAGGGGCGCGGTGGTCCACGCGGGATCGGCGCTGGCGGCCTGGGGGAAGCCGCGCGTGAACGCCGTCGCCAGGTCGACCGCGCCGCGCTCACCCGCCGCGCCGTACACGGGCGGCCCCGAGCCGGTGGCCGACTCGGGGGAGGCGCCCGGTGGCCCCCGCGGCGGCCTGCAGGGTGGTGGGGCCGGCGGTGGGTGCGGCGCGCCCGCGAGGGCTCGCGGGGCGGCTCGGGCCGTCGCCCTCGGGGGTGGCTTTGGTGCCCGGCGCGGCGCTGGCGCTGGTGGCGGTCGGCTCGGGCGCGGGGGCCGGCGCGGCGGGCGCGACGTCGTCGGGGGGCGTGAGCGTCGGCGCGGGCAGCTCGAAGGAGTCGCCCACCAGGTTCTTGAGGCCTCCCACCGGCGCCGGGGGCTCGACGGACACGGCGGCCTGCGCCCGACGCACCGTGAGCACGGCGGCCGCGGTCACGTGCGCCGTGACCGACAGCGTGATCGCGAGAACGAGGGCGCCGGCTCTCTCCATCGCGCTTCAGTCTACCCCGAAGCTGAAAGGTTCCCGCCTGGCGCGCGCCTCCGGGCGTTTTCGCGCGACGCCCCGCGGAGGCCGCGGGCTCGCTCAGTAGGTCTCGACGTGGAACCGGCCCTCGCGTCGCAGGGAGTCGAGCGTCGAGGGCCAGTCCATAGCGTGCAGTCTGCAGATGTCGGCGAGCGCCTCGAGCACGCCCGCCTCCATTCGCTTGTGCCCGCAGATGAACACGAACGTGTCTTCGCTCGCCAGGAGGCGCGCCACGTCGTCGCCCCGCGCCCGCAGGCGGTCTTGCACGTAGGCCTTGGGGGAGCCCGGCGCGCGAGAGAACGCGAGCTCCACGTCGATGAAGTCCTTCGGGAGCTTCTGCAGCGGCCCGAAATAGGGCAGCTCCCCGGGCGCGCGCGCGCCGAAGAAGAGAGAGAGCTCGCCGCCCTCGCGGAGCGCGAGCCGCCGGCGCCGGCGCTCGGTCATCGCCCGCATCGGGGCCGAGCCCGTGCCGGTGCAGATCATGAGCAGGTTCGCGCCCGGGTGGTTCGGCATGAGGTAGCTCGCGCCGTAGGGGCCCGTGACCGCCACCGTGTCGCCGCGGGCGAGATCGCAGAGGTAGCTCGAGGCGACGCCGCGCACCGGGCGCCCCTCGTGGTCCACCGTGACGCGCTTGACCGTGAGCGCGAGGTTGTTGTGCCGCGGCCGCTCCCCGTCGCGCGGGCTCGCGACCGAGTAGAGGCGCACGTGGTGGGGGCGCCCGTGGGCGTCCTGCCCCGGCGGCAGCACGCCGATCGACTGCCCCTCCAGCACGGGGAAAGCCCGCTTGCCGAAGTCGAGCACGAGGTGCCGAATGTCGCTCTCTGCGTCGTCGTCGGTCAGGCGCAGATTGCCGACTACGGTGGCGGTCGCGGGGCGGTCGGGCGTGTAGAGCCCCACGTAGGGGTGCGCCGCGGACCACGGCGGCGGCACGTGCCCGCCGAGCGCCGTGGCCTGCTCGGTGAGCCGCAGCACGTCGGGTGGCACCTGCGCGCTGGAGGGATCCCCGGCCCCGCCGGTCGCGGCCGGGGGCGCCTCATCGTGGGGGAGCGAGTCCCACGCGAGCTGGTCTTGCACGGAGTGCGGCGTGCTCACCTGGCGCCAGCTGTCGATGGCGCCGGTGGGGCAGGGGGGCAGGCAGTCGCCGCACGCGTCGCACAGCTCGAAGGTGATGGCGTACTGCCGCTTATCGTGGAGGATGGCGCCCGTGGGACAGGCCTCTTCGCACGTGTTGCAGCGGATGCAAACGTCCGGATCGATGAGGTGCTGGCGGGCCAGCGGGAGACTCACGGAGCTCGCGCTCGTGGGGCTCGCGCCCGCGGGAGGGCTCGTCGGGGCCACGGTCAGTTGAAGCGGACGTAGGCGAAGTCGGGCGCCATGTTGTTCACGCCGCGGAGCGGCGGCGCGATGTAGCTCGCGTACTTGCCGGGCTCGATCACGCGCCCCATCAGCGACTGCACGTGGGCCTCGTCCTCCTTCGTGGGCAGCCACTCGGCCTCCCGCGCGCGCCACTCGGCCTCGGAGAGCACCTCCCCGGTCGGGCTCACGAAGGCCTTCGAGAACACGCCGATCTTTCGGTGGAACGCCTTGTGGGGCAGCGTCAGAGCGCGGGCGATCCCGGCGCGCGCGAGCACCTTGTTCCAGCGATCGACGCCCGCCTGGCAGTCGACGATGTAGTCGTCTCGGAGGCGCTCGTTCAGCGTCATGAGGGCGTTCTCGCGGCCCTCCACGAGCCTCGCGCCGTCGAACGTGAGGAGCGGGTAGTCGCGCGTCGACAGCTCGTGATCGTCGTCGATCTTGTCCTCCTCGAAGCGCCCCTTCAGGCCCTCTCGGTAGAAGGTCGAGGCGTTCGACGACACCTCCGACCCGTAGAGGTCGAGCGTCACGCTGAAGTGGAAGTTCAGATACCGCTGCAGCGTGTCGAGGTCGATCACGCCGTGCCGGCGCACCTGGTCGGGCGCCTCCACCTTGTGCTGCTTCATGATCTCGGCCGTGCGCTGGAGGATGCGGGCGATGCCCGACTCGCCGACGAAGAGGTGGTGGGCCTCCTCGGTGAGCATGAAGCGCGTGGAGCGAGCGAGCGGATCGAACGCGCTCTCGGCCAGCGCCGCGAGCTGGTACTTGCCGTCGCGGTCGGTGAGGAACGTGAACATGAAGAACGAGAGCCAGTCGGGGGTGCGCTCGTTGAACGCCCCGAGGATGCGCGGCTTGTCCTCGTCGCCCGACCGCCGCGCGAGCAGCTCGTCGCCCTCCTCGCGCCCGTCGCGGCCGAAGTACGCGTGGAGGAGGTACACCATCGCCCAGAGGTGCCGGCCCTCTTCCACGTTCACCTGGAGGAGGTTGCGGAGATCGTAGAGCGACGGCGCGGTCCTCCCGAGATGCCGCTGCTGCTCCACGCTGGCCGGCTCGGTGTCGCCCTGGGTGACGATGATGCGCCGGAGCGTGCTGCGGTACTCGCCGGGCACCTCGTTCCACACGGGCTCTCCGCGGTGCTTGCCGAAGCCTACCTTGCGGTCCGGCTCGGGCGGCGTGAGGAAGATGCCCCAGCGGTAGTCAGGCATCTTTACGTAGTCGAAGTGCGCCCACCCTTTGGGATCGACGCTCACCGCGGTGCGCAGGTACACGTCCCACGGCGTGCTGTCGACCGGGCCCATCTCGCGCCACCACGCGAGGTAGCCCGGCTGCCAGTGCTCGAGCGCGCGCTGGAGCTGCTTGTTCGACGCGAGGTCGACGTTGTTCGGGATCGTGGAGCTGTAGTCGATCGCCATGGGGCCTCTGCGCGAGCTCGGGAGCGGGAGCGCTCGCGGGTCGCGAAAGCAACGCGCGTGCTCAGCGCGCCGCTGGCCCGGCGAGCCGGATTTCGGGCGCCCGGGGCCGCGCGAAGCGCAATTCGTGCGGGTCTCATCGCAGCCCTTGCGCGTTCTCCGGGCGTGCCTCACGAAAGAGGCACGTTTCGCTTGCGGCCCGCCTTCGCCGGTGCCATGACATCGCCCGCATGAGCCCCGCACGACTCGCAGGTGTCACGTTGCCGCTCGCCGCGCTCCGCACGACGGACGACTGGGGCGTAGGTCAAGTGTCGGCGCTGGGCGCTTTTGCCGAGCTCGCGCTCCTCGCCGGGAGCCGCCTCGTGCAGATCCTGCCTCCGTACGAGCTCGCCGCCGGCGAGTCCAGCCCCTACGGCGCGCGCACCGCCTTCGGGCTCGACCCCATCTACCTCACCATCCGCGAGATCCCCGAGCTCGCGGGCGAGGCGCTCTCAGGCTTCCGAACCGCCGAGGTCGACGCAGAGATCGCCCGCCTGCGCGCGGCGCCGCGCGTCGATTTCACCGCGGCGCGGGCCCTCAAGGAGCGCGCGCTGCGCCACGCGTTCGAGCGCTACCTCGCGAACGACCACGGCCGCGGCACTCCTCGCGAGGCGGAGCTCCGCGCGTTCGCCGACCGCTCCCCCTGGGCCCGCGATCTCGCGCTTTATGTGGCCCTCCGCGACTCGCACGGCGGCTACGGCTGGTCCACCTGGCCGGAGCCCGAGCGCGACCGGGCCCCCGAGGTCGTCCGCCATGGCGACTCGCCCGACCCCGGGCACCCGCTCGGCCGCGCCGTGCTCGAGCACCTGTACCGTCAGCTCCTGCTCGAGTCGGAGTGGCGCCGCGCGCGCGCGCGCCTCGGGGAGCTCGGGGTCGAGCTCATGGGCGATCTGCCCTTCATCGTCGGGAGCGAGAGCGCCGACGTGTGGGTGAACCGCGCCGAGTTCCGGCTCGATCTCTCGCTCGGCGCCCCGCCCGACGCGTTCTCGGCCGACGGCCAAGACTGGGGCCTCCCCGCGTACGACTTCCACACGTTGGACGCGACCGATCTCCACTGGATCCGCCAGCGCACGGCCCACGCCGCTACCCTCTACGACCGCTTCCGGCTCGACCACGCGATAGGCTACTTCCGCCAGTGGGTGCGCGCGCCCGGCTCGAAGGGGGCGTTCCTGCCCGACTCCGAGCCCGCGCAGCAGGCGCGCGGTGAGAAGGTGCTCTCGGCCATCCTCGAGGCCGCGGGCCCGTCGCAGGTCATCGCGGAAGACCTCGGGGTCATCCCGGACTTCGCGCGGGAGAGCCTGGTCCGCCTCGGCATCCCTGGCTACCGCGTGCTCCCCTGGGATCGCCGCGACGGCGTGTACACCCGCCCGAGCGACCTCCCCGAGCGCAGCGTCGCGTGCTGGAGCACCCACGACACGGCGCCGATCACGGCCTGGTGGCCCGAGCTCGAGGCGTGGGAGCGCGAGGCCCTCGCCAAGAACTGGGGCCTCGCCACGCCGTTCGCGACGGACGAAGAGCGAAACCTCGCGCTCCTCGGCGCGCTCTACTCGTCGCGCTCCGAGCTCGCCCTCGTGCTGGTGCAAGAGCTCCTCTTCGAGACCACCCGCGTGAACACCCCCGGCGTGGTGGGGCCCGAGAACTGGACCTACAGGCTCCCTGCGGATCTCTCCGAGCTCCTGCGGGACCCCACGCTCCTCGCCCGCTTCGAGCGCGTCCGTGGGCTCCTCCGCGAGAGCGGCCGCCTCTAAACTCCGCGGCGCCGTGTAGACTCACGCCCCATGGAGTACACCCTCCGTCCCGGCCACCCGTTCCCGCTCGGCGCGACGCCCGACGCCCGCGGCGTCAATTTCGCCGTGTATTCGGCGCACGGCACGGGCGTGGACCTCTGCCTCTTCGACGAGGCGAACCGGGAGACACGCATCCCGCTCCGCGAGCGCACGGCGCACGTCTACCACGCACACGTCGAGGGCGTCCGCGCCGGGCAGCGCTACGGCTACCGCGTCTTCGGCCCCTACGAGCCGCGGAGCGGCCACAGGTTCAACCCCAACAAGCTGCTCGTCGACCCCTACGCCCGCGCGGTGCACGGCAAGGTCGACTACGCGGCGCCCGTGTTCGGCTACGCGCGCGAGCTCGGCCGCGACGACCTCACCCCGAGCCTCGAAGACAGCGCGGCGGGGGTGCCCCGCAGCGTGGTCGTGGACATCTCGGGCTTCGACTGGGAGGGCGACGCGCCCCCCGACGTCGCCTGGGCCGACACGGTGCTCTACGAGGCCCACGTGAAGGGGCTCACCATGCTGCACCCGGACGTGCCGCCGGAGCTCCGCGGCACGTACGAGGGCCTCGCGCACCCCGCGGTGCTGGAGCACCTCGTGAGCCTGGGCGTCACCACCGTGGAGCTGCTCCCCGTACACGAGCACGCCGACGAGCACTTCCTCTTCAAGCGCGGGCTCACCAACTACTGGGGCTATTCGACGCTCTCGTACTTCGCTCCGAGCGCGCGCTTCGCGCGGGTGCGAGGGCGGCAGGTCGACGAGTTCCGCGCGATGGTGAAGGGGCTCCACGCGGCGGGCCTCGAGGTCGTGCTCGACGTGGTCTACAACCACACGTGCGAGGGCGACAAGCTAGGCCCCACGCTCTCGCTCCGAGGGTTCGACAACCGCTCGTATTACCGCCTGAAACGCAGCGATCTGCGCGAATACGAGGACTTTACGGGCTGCGGCAACAGCCTCGACATGCAGTGTCCGCAGAGCCTGAAGCTCGTGATGGACAGCCTCCGCTACTTCGTCACTGAGCTGCACGTCGACGGCTTCCGCTTCGACCTCGCCAGCACGCTCGCGCGAGAGCTGCAGTCGGTCGACAAGATGAGCGGCTTCTTCGATATCATCCACCAGGACCCCGTGCTCTCCCGCGTGAAGCTCATCGCCGAGCCGTGGGACCTCGGCGAAGGGGGGTATCAAGTGGGCAATTTCCCGGTCCTCTGGACCGAGTGGAATGGCCGCTATCGCGACACCGTCCGCCGCTTCTGGACAGGCGACAAGCGCCAGGTGGGCGATATGGGCTTTCGCCTCACGGGCTCGAGTGATCTCTACGAGCGCGACGGCCGCCACCCGCAGGCGAGCATCAACTTCGTCACGGCGCACGACGGCTTCACGCTGCGCGATCTCGTGAGCTACGAGCGAAAGCGCAACCTCGACAATCGCGAAGAGAACCGCGACGGCACCGACGACAACGCCTCGTGGAACTGTGCGGTCGAGGGCGAGACCGAGGACCCCGAGGTCTGCGAGCTCCGCGCGCGCCAGGCGAGAAACCTCATGCTCACGCTTGGCCTCTCGCTCGGCGTGCCCATGATCACCGCGGGCGACGAGCTCTGGAAGACGCAGCGTGGAAACAACAACCCGTACGCGCAAGACAACGCGCTGTCCTGGGTCGACTGGGGCCCCACGCCGGAGGGCGACGAGCAGCTTCAGTTCTCGCGGCGGGTCTTCGAGCTCCGCGCGAGCCACCCGGTGTTCCGGCGGCGGCGGTTCCTGCGCGGGGCGAAGGTGGGGCTCGCGCCCGACGTCGCCTGGTTCCGCCCCGACGGCGCTGTGATGGTCGGCGCCGACTGGTCGAACCCGCGGCAGCCGCTCCTCGCGTGGCTCCTCGCGGGCGACGCGCTGGCCTACCAGGACGAACGCGGCGCGCCGGTCGAGGACGACACCTTCCTCGTGATCATGTCGTCGATGCGCGAGCCCGCCACCTTCACCGTGCCCGGCCCGGAGTGGGGCAGGAAGTGGTCGCTGGTGCTCGACAGCGCGGTGCCGGGCGAGCCGGAGGTCGCGATCGCGCTGGCCGGCGACGTGCTCGACCTCCTCCCTTGCCACGCGCGGGTCTTCCAGCGAGATTCGAAGGAGCGAGGCTCGCTCCTGCCCCTGCGCAGCGCGCGCCCCGCGGGCGACGTGTAGCTCGCGCGCTCCTCTGCCACGTGGAAAGGGAGGGAACCGTGACCGAAGACCCGCGAGCCCAGCTCGTCCTCGACATTGAGATCGCCCTGGTGGATTGGAAGCCGGTGGCGCAGCCGCACGAGCTCGCCGCGCTCGCCGAGCTGCTCCTCGACGCGAAGGACGCCGAGCCCGAGGAGCTGCCCCAGGTGGAGGCGCAGTTCCGCGGCCTCGAG comes from Myxococcales bacterium and encodes:
- the polA gene encoding DNA polymerase I, encoding MEKSAALPAAGAPGVLYLVDLSGYVFRAYHAIAPLSSSRGEVTHAVMGTVNMLQKVVNDRRPAMFAVAMDSRTPSFRKEIDPRYKATRPPAPPDLASQMVRCREIVGAYGIPIFQKDGLEADDLIAAVTARALTDGMSVVVVSADKDLMQLVRDDDTRVVLWDSMRDRVYGPAEVATKFGVPPSQLRDLLALTGDTSDNVPGVPSVGPKTAADLLGQFGTLEGVYARLDEVKRVKLRDALREHEADARLSQRLVTLDATAELTWSPSELAYGGADVDRLRELFTELEFHRLRDQLDGGGGGGRAPTAPRGPSARSGAPKPAAPAPVVRTTRALLTEAELVALVADATAKGRLAVSVVVVGEDPMRAALVGLGLAATEGDGRYLPLAHRTLGAPSQLALSTVVAVLGPALASPAIEKCLAPGRFIEHVLERHGMPLAGLVFDPALAGYVLDPETPHTLADLARRELGLELTVPGSQARGKARLDPDEIDVESFIPYAGGLADAALSVSLRLGQRVEQEGMGELLQDLELPLARVLVKLERAGVLLDEARLAGVGERLTGELADLERRAKELAGHEFALRSRDQLETILFDELKLPVIKRTPKGGRSTDAAVLEELAGRHPLPEVIVHHRELDKLKGTYVDALPRAVNSVTYRIHTQFEQTVAATGRLSSIEPNLQNIPIRSAVGREIRSAFVAPAGSAIVSADYSQIELRLLAHLSEDPRLCEAFASGEDVHAYTASLVFEVPLGEVTSEMRRRAKAINFGVIYGMGDSALAKQLGIARAEAAAFIEAYFQRYEGVKSYLDRTVADAKRGETVRTLLGRRRFLPNLHSANRGLRFEAERVAKNTPIQGSAADLMKVALLALDRAPVSPGARMVLTVHDEVVFEVPLAELAQASLNAKAIMEGVATLRVPLVVDVAHGPNWAEAHG
- the boxA gene encoding benzoyl-CoA 2,3-epoxidase subunit BoxA; this translates as MSLPLARQHLIDPDVCIRCNTCEEACPTGAILHDKRQYAITFELCDACGDCLPPCPTGAIDSWRQVSTPHSVQDQLAWDSLPHDEAPPAATGGAGDPSSAQVPPDVLRLTEQATALGGHVPPPWSAAHPYVGLYTPDRPATATVVGNLRLTDDDAESDIRHLVLDFGKRAFPVLEGQSIGVLPPGQDAHGRPHHVRLYSVASPRDGERPRHNNLALTVKRVTVDHEGRPVRGVASSYLCDLARGDTVAVTGPYGASYLMPNHPGANLLMICTGTGSAPMRAMTERRRRRLALREGGELSLFFGARAPGELPYFGPLQKLPKDFIDVELAFSRAPGSPKAYVQDRLRARGDDVARLLASEDTFVFICGHKRMEAGVLEALADICRLHAMDWPSTLDSLRREGRFHVETY
- the boxB gene encoding benzoyl-CoA 2,3-epoxidase subunit BoxB, with product MAIDYSSTIPNNVDLASNKQLQRALEHWQPGYLAWWREMGPVDSTPWDVYLRTAVSVDPKGWAHFDYVKMPDYRWGIFLTPPEPDRKVGFGKHRGEPVWNEVPGEYRSTLRRIIVTQGDTEPASVEQQRHLGRTAPSLYDLRNLLQVNVEEGRHLWAMVYLLHAYFGRDGREEGDELLARRSGDEDKPRILGAFNERTPDWLSFFMFTFLTDRDGKYQLAALAESAFDPLARSTRFMLTEEAHHLFVGESGIARILQRTAEIMKQHKVEAPDQVRRHGVIDLDTLQRYLNFHFSVTLDLYGSEVSSNASTFYREGLKGRFEEDKIDDDHELSTRDYPLLTFDGARLVEGRENALMTLNERLRDDYIVDCQAGVDRWNKVLARAGIARALTLPHKAFHRKIGVFSKAFVSPTGEVLSEAEWRAREAEWLPTKEDEAHVQSLMGRVIEPGKYASYIAPPLRGVNNMAPDFAYVRFN
- a CDS encoding 4-alpha-glucanotransferase, with the translated sequence MSPARLAGVTLPLAALRTTDDWGVGQVSALGAFAELALLAGSRLVQILPPYELAAGESSPYGARTAFGLDPIYLTIREIPELAGEALSGFRTAEVDAEIARLRAAPRVDFTAARALKERALRHAFERYLANDHGRGTPREAELRAFADRSPWARDLALYVALRDSHGGYGWSTWPEPERDRAPEVVRHGDSPDPGHPLGRAVLEHLYRQLLLESEWRRARARLGELGVELMGDLPFIVGSESADVWVNRAEFRLDLSLGAPPDAFSADGQDWGLPAYDFHTLDATDLHWIRQRTAHAATLYDRFRLDHAIGYFRQWVRAPGSKGAFLPDSEPAQQARGEKVLSAILEAAGPSQVIAEDLGVIPDFARESLVRLGIPGYRVLPWDRRDGVYTRPSDLPERSVACWSTHDTAPITAWWPELEAWEREALAKNWGLATPFATDEERNLALLGALYSSRSELALVLVQELLFETTRVNTPGVVGPENWTYRLPADLSELLRDPTLLARFERVRGLLRESGRL
- the glgX gene encoding glycogen debranching protein GlgX, whose product is MEYTLRPGHPFPLGATPDARGVNFAVYSAHGTGVDLCLFDEANRETRIPLRERTAHVYHAHVEGVRAGQRYGYRVFGPYEPRSGHRFNPNKLLVDPYARAVHGKVDYAAPVFGYARELGRDDLTPSLEDSAAGVPRSVVVDISGFDWEGDAPPDVAWADTVLYEAHVKGLTMLHPDVPPELRGTYEGLAHPAVLEHLVSLGVTTVELLPVHEHADEHFLFKRGLTNYWGYSTLSYFAPSARFARVRGRQVDEFRAMVKGLHAAGLEVVLDVVYNHTCEGDKLGPTLSLRGFDNRSYYRLKRSDLREYEDFTGCGNSLDMQCPQSLKLVMDSLRYFVTELHVDGFRFDLASTLARELQSVDKMSGFFDIIHQDPVLSRVKLIAEPWDLGEGGYQVGNFPVLWTEWNGRYRDTVRRFWTGDKRQVGDMGFRLTGSSDLYERDGRHPQASINFVTAHDGFTLRDLVSYERKRNLDNREENRDGTDDNASWNCAVEGETEDPEVCELRARQARNLMLTLGLSLGVPMITAGDELWKTQRGNNNPYAQDNALSWVDWGPTPEGDEQLQFSRRVFELRASHPVFRRRRFLRGAKVGLAPDVAWFRPDGAVMVGADWSNPRQPLLAWLLAGDALAYQDERGAPVEDDTFLVIMSSMREPATFTVPGPEWGRKWSLVLDSAVPGEPEVAIALAGDVLDLLPCHARVFQRDSKERGSLLPLRSARPAGDV